From one Branchiostoma floridae strain S238N-H82 chromosome 3, Bfl_VNyyK, whole genome shotgun sequence genomic stretch:
- the LOC118412624 gene encoding uncharacterized protein LOC118412624: MTSIMDRYKARPQKEPFQTMCAATFVSEYRVVSFSGKEEDAEQTSRGTKEHVLNDNLGSVQKRTRSQPAIIRFAKFNKEKEPESHYLTLLKLYLPHYSDAQLKPEQFAKYEDFYLNGSVSLSDRTGVLKVRDIVENNRCQFERNRDQIEEARKKVENTSGDLDDAWAQIFPVTVLDRSECQDLQEKVRVFDDEDVIDDIPDLATSDKSKEQGFTLERCQLQMKKKTALPLLQSLNPIQQDVFYFVRKWCMEIAQGKRPDPFHIFVTGGAGTGKSHLIKCIYYEATKILKETQENPDNISVLLTAPTGTAAFNIDGSTVHHAFHIARMSNTYQPLSEKTLNAVRAQYQSLRIVVIDEVSMVDRKLLYHIHGRLGQLRQVHPDIKFGNVSILAVGDMNQIPPVRAQGLCKSKDTVIVDLWNPHFEVVQLNEIMRQKDDAAFAELLNRLRVKKKKERLSDEDDKTLSSRVLSLDFASDDYPKDVLHIFTTNDSVAKHNDRMLKLRCSQIRQYEACDFVKDPCTGSMKRRDLARGESDDLPDVVRVGVGARVMLCRNVNVEDGLVNGAFGMVTGVKGGEDHESDVATVYVLFDNPRVGANERQRSSAPNSEIPVNSVPVCQVDSTLKRSTKVTRRQIPLKLAWACTTHKVQGMTVPEAVVSMKNVFASGMAYVALSRVSSIGGLHITDYKQESIYCDEHVENAVKEMMHLQFRSDPFRNVDDRSESNRILNIVHHNTENLEQNFKSLKSTCLIKADIICLTETWLSEDVQDSKVQLENFDVFRKDRTHVCEEESMTRSSPHGGVAVYVRNGYSCYEIPIPDDISLECVVMLMSVEDIEILIVPVYRPPSVKKDAFIVNVEKLMQYLLATVKRTTTIFLGDFNENLLSGEDNKKIQKFFETNNFEQLVEDPTTMKGTLIDHVYIAPPSSNVSCGVIQTFYSYHDAVYCTLYR, translated from the coding sequence ATGACAAGCATTATGGACCGATACAAGGCGAGACCACAGAAAGAACCCTTCCAAACAATGTGTGCCGCAACGTTTGTTTCTGAGTATCGTGTGGTTTCATTTTCAGGCAAGGAAGAAGATGCTGAACAAACATCTCGAGGCACCAAGGAGCATGTTCTAAATGATAATTTAGGGTCGGTACAAAAGCGCACCAGATCGCAGCCCGCTATCATCCGCTTTGCTAAGTTTAATAAGGAGAAAGAACCAGAGTCACACTACTTGACATTACTAAAGTTGTACTTGCCGCACTACTCTGACGCGCAGTTAAAACCAGAACAGTTTGCAAAGTATGAAGATTTCTACTTGAATGGCTCTGTTTCATTGTCTGATAGAACAGGTGTCTTGAAGGTCAGGGATATTGTTGAGAATAACAGGTGTCAATTCGAGAGAAACCGCGACCAGATTGAGGAGGCGCGCAAAAAAGTTGAAAACACCAGCGGTGATCTAGATGATGCCTGGGCTCAAATCTTTCCTGTAACGGTGCTGGACAGATCTGAGTGTCAAGACTTGCAAGAAAAAGTTAGGGTGTTTGATGATGAGGATGTTATTGATGACATTCCAGATCTTGCAACTTCGGACAAGTCAAAAGAACAAGGCTTCACCCTAGAAAGGTGCCAATTGcagatgaaaaagaaaactgctcttCCCTTACTGCAGTCGCTCAACCCCATCCAACaagatgttttctattttgtgaggAAGTGGTGTATGGAAATTGCTCAGGGAAAGCGACCAGATccttttcatatttttgtaacgGGTGGCGCAGGGACTGGAAAGAGCCATCTTATCAAGTGCATATATTATGAGGCTACTAAAATACTTAAGGAGACACAAGAGAACCCTGACAATATCTCTGTCCTACTTACAGCGCCCACAGGAACGGCGGCATTTAACATCGATGGGAGTACTGTTCACCATGCATTTCACATTGCACGCATGTCAAATACGTATCAGCCCCTCTCAGAAAAAACACTGAATGCAGTGCGTGCACAGTACCAAAGTCTAAGAATTGTGGTCATAGATGAAGTTTCGATGGTCGATAGAAAGCTACTTTATCACATTCACGGCAGATTGGGCCAACTGAGACAAGTGCACCCAGACAtaaagtttggaaatgtgagcaTATTGGCAGTGGGCGACATGAACCAAATTCCCCCGGTTCGGGCTCAGGGTCTATGCAAGAGTAAAGATACCGTGATTGTTGACCTCTGGAATCCCCATTTTGAAGTAGTTCAGTTAAACGAGATCATGAGGCAGAAGGATGATGCTGCATTTGCAGAGCTTTTGAATAGGCTTAgggtaaagaaaaagaaagaacgactttctgatgaagatgacaaaacTCTGTCTTCAAGGGTGCTCTCTCTAGATTTTGCATCCGATGACTATCCAAAAGACGTGCTTCACATTTTCACCACAAATGATTCTGTTGCAAAGCATAATGATAGAATGTTGAAGCTCCGGTGTTCACAGATTAGACAATACGAGGCTTGCGATTTTGTCAAAGATCCGTGCACAGGGTCGATGAAAAGAAGGGATCTAGCTAGAGGAGAGAGTGACGACCTACCCGACGTGGTCCGTGTCGGAGTCGGTGCACGGGTCATGCTTTGCCGCAATGTCAACGTTGAAGATGGTTTAGTGAATGGTGCATTTGGAATGGTGACTGGTGTGAAAGGTGGGGAAGATCATGAGAGTGATGTTGCAACGGTTTATGTGCTATTTGACAACCCAAGGGTAGGTGCGAATGAAAGGCAAAGGAGTTCTGCTCCCAACTCAGAGATACCTGTCAACTCGGTGCCAGTATGTCAGGTCGATAGCACCTTGAAAAGGTCAACTAAAGTTACACGTCGACAAATTCCATTGAAGCTGGCCTGGGCTTGTACGACACACAAGGTACAGGGTATGACCGTTCCTGAAGCGGtcgtctccatgaaaaatgtgtTTGCATCAGGTATGGCATATGTGGCATTAAGCAGGGTATCTTCCATAGGTGGTCTCCACATCACAGACTATAAGCAGGAGTCCATCTACTGTGATGAGCATGTAGAGAATGCAGTCAAAGAGATGATGCACTTGCAGTTTAGATCTGACCCATTCAGAAATGTCGATGACAGGTCTGAAAGTAATAGGATCCTGAATATTGTCCATCACAATACCGAAAATCTAGAACAGAACTTTAAAAGTCTAAAGTCAACCTGTCTGATCAAAGCTGATATCATATGCTTGACCGAGACATGGTTATCGGAAGATGTGCAGGATTCTAAGGTGCAGCTAGAAAACTTTGATGTGTTTCGCAAAGACAGAACACATGTTTGTGAGGAAGAGTCTATGACTAGAAGTTCACCACATGGAGGAGTGGCAGTTTATGTCCGTAATGGATACAGCTGTTATGAAATACCCATTCCAGATGACATTAGCCTGGAATGTGTGGTTATGCTAATGTCTGTTGAGGACATAGAGATTCTCATTGTACCTGTTTACAGGCCACCTAGTGTGAAAAAAGACGCATTCATAGTCAATGTAGAGAAATTGATGCAGTACTTGTTGGCCACAGTGAAGCGAACAACCACAATCTTTCTTGGGGACTTTAATGAGAATTTGTTATCAggtgaagacaacaaaaagataCAGAAGTTCTTTGAGACAAACAATTTCGAACAGTTGGTGGAAGATCCTACAACCATGAAAGGAACTCTTATTGACCATGTTTACATTGCACCACCATCATCAAATGTAAGCTGTGGGGTCATACAGACATTTTACAGTTACCATGATGCTGTGTATTGTACGCTGTATCGGTGA